A section of the Desulfomonile tiedjei genome encodes:
- the mreD gene encoding rod shape-determining protein MreD, which produces MREIVFLFAVGIVALTLQTTSLGFLVPSAYKPDLILALVVWAGLRVTFVPGVGFAFLVGLVMDTLSGSPAGLFALVYCLAFVASGYVDSVVPIDDPVGWAVTVFLASAVAGFLVLMTRWLAGPVEFSAHTFVWILVRSLVTAGAAVAAFLCLDKIWAGYSRIIGER; this is translated from the coding sequence TTGAGAGAGATCGTATTTCTCTTTGCTGTCGGGATAGTGGCTCTGACGCTGCAAACCACGTCGCTTGGGTTCCTCGTTCCGTCAGCCTACAAACCGGATCTGATTCTCGCTCTCGTCGTGTGGGCAGGTCTGAGGGTAACGTTTGTGCCTGGAGTGGGCTTCGCATTTTTAGTAGGGCTGGTCATGGACACTCTATCCGGGTCTCCGGCAGGCCTTTTCGCGTTGGTCTATTGCCTGGCCTTCGTGGCGTCCGGTTATGTGGACTCGGTCGTTCCGATAGACGATCCGGTGGGTTGGGCTGTGACGGTTTTCTTGGCCTCGGCCGTGGCAGGGTTCCTCGTGCTGATGACAAGGTGGCTGGCGGGGCCGGTGGAATTTAGTGCACACACGTTCGTGTGGATCCTTGTGAGATCTCTGGTGACAGCCGGGGCGGCGGTGGCCGCATTCCTTTGCCTCGATAAGATTTGGGCAGGCTATTCGAGGATTATCGGGGAACGCTGA
- the mrdA gene encoding penicillin-binding protein 2 yields MTELPIRDASLAYLRNRIKVAIVIMLLAMGLLAARLWQLQLLRGESFIEMSQGNRVRVVRLPPPRGKIVDSAGHVVAENSPSFTFSIIPGELKDPQRLIRTCSDALGMTPEKLRGLLERSGTIPRFMAFPLKRNMSLEEVSLLKSQVTDLKGVSLEARPRRVYPWEETLCHVAGTLGEISPEALAKGPKLGYQAGDLLGKSGIEKEYETHLKGEEGWEKIEIDAKGRQLGVVSRQAPQPGADVILTVDAEFQRYAEDVFIHRAGSIVAVEPDTGRILAMVSKPGFDLNLFSPSISERQWKALNSDPLHPLENRSTRGLYSPASTFKIVTAAAGLAEDRIDPQHRFSCKGSLDLRGQVFRCWNHYGHGKVGLHRAIVESCDIYFYELGLRLGGDRIARWASHFGLGQPTGIGLPQELPGLLPTSAWKLRTYGEPWKDGETVTLAIGQGYLVSTPVQLAMMTAALANGGKLLKPAIVQKVVSLDGKMIFDHQPLVRSTLPLDRGAFSLLSEAMRDVVSDKRGTGKRCRIPGLNIKAKTGTSQVIRIKERIAEEDRIPYHERTHAIFVAYVDDQPKKFALVVIVEHGGGGGASAAPIARKIIARYYGRPDPGDPSD; encoded by the coding sequence ATGACCGAGTTGCCCATTAGAGATGCTTCACTCGCTTACCTCCGCAACCGCATCAAGGTGGCAATAGTCATAATGCTGCTGGCAATGGGTTTGCTGGCGGCTAGGTTGTGGCAACTACAACTCTTAAGGGGCGAGTCTTTCATTGAGATGTCTCAGGGCAATCGGGTCCGCGTTGTGCGACTCCCGCCGCCACGCGGAAAGATTGTAGATTCTGCCGGCCATGTAGTGGCCGAAAACAGCCCTAGTTTCACTTTCTCAATAATTCCGGGCGAACTAAAGGACCCGCAAAGGTTGATCCGGACTTGCTCAGACGCGCTGGGCATGACGCCGGAGAAGCTGCGCGGACTCTTGGAGCGCAGCGGGACCATTCCACGTTTCATGGCTTTCCCGCTGAAAAGAAACATGAGCCTTGAAGAAGTCTCTCTCCTGAAATCGCAGGTCACGGACCTCAAAGGCGTGTCTCTGGAAGCCAGGCCGCGGCGTGTTTACCCCTGGGAGGAGACCCTGTGCCATGTGGCCGGAACGTTAGGAGAGATCTCTCCCGAGGCGCTGGCTAAAGGACCCAAATTGGGCTACCAAGCCGGGGACCTTCTCGGAAAGTCAGGAATTGAAAAGGAATATGAGACACACCTGAAAGGGGAGGAGGGATGGGAAAAGATAGAGATCGACGCCAAGGGAAGGCAACTCGGCGTGGTGTCCCGTCAGGCTCCCCAGCCGGGAGCTGATGTGATACTCACGGTTGATGCCGAATTCCAACGCTATGCCGAAGATGTGTTCATACACCGTGCGGGTTCCATTGTGGCTGTGGAACCGGACACGGGGCGCATTCTCGCGATGGTGAGCAAACCCGGTTTCGATCTGAACTTGTTCTCCCCTTCGATCAGCGAACGCCAATGGAAAGCTCTTAACAGCGATCCTTTGCATCCACTGGAAAACCGATCCACAAGAGGTCTGTATTCTCCGGCGAGCACTTTCAAGATAGTGACCGCTGCAGCCGGTTTGGCCGAAGACCGGATCGATCCGCAGCACAGGTTTAGTTGCAAGGGAAGTCTTGACTTGAGAGGTCAAGTCTTTCGTTGTTGGAATCACTACGGCCACGGGAAGGTCGGTCTTCACCGCGCGATTGTTGAATCATGCGACATTTATTTCTATGAACTTGGCCTTCGGTTAGGCGGAGATCGGATAGCTCGGTGGGCTTCTCACTTCGGACTCGGACAACCAACCGGCATCGGTCTACCTCAGGAACTTCCGGGCCTGCTGCCCACTTCCGCGTGGAAGCTGCGAACATACGGAGAACCCTGGAAGGACGGCGAAACCGTCACACTGGCAATTGGCCAAGGATACCTGGTTTCCACCCCTGTTCAACTTGCGATGATGACTGCGGCCCTGGCCAATGGGGGCAAGCTTCTGAAGCCGGCGATTGTGCAAAAGGTGGTTTCGCTGGACGGCAAGATGATCTTTGATCACCAGCCCCTGGTGCGGAGCACTCTACCTTTGGATCGCGGCGCGTTTTCGTTGCTGAGCGAAGCCATGAGAGACGTCGTCTCGGACAAGAGAGGGACAGGGAAACGATGCCGGATTCCGGGATTGAACATCAAGGCTAAGACAGGGACATCCCAGGTCATAAGGATTAAGGAAAGGATCGCGGAAGAAGATCGGATACCGTATCATGAGAGGACCCATGCAATATTCGTCGCGTACGTGGACGATCAACCCAAGAAATTCGCTCTAGTGGTGATAGTAGAACACGGCGGGGGCGGCGGAGCGAGCGCAGCGCCCATAGCCCGAAAAATAATAGCCAGGTACTACGGACGGCCCGATCCGGGCGATCCGTCTGACTGA
- the rodA gene encoding rod shape-determining protein RodA, translated as MPQTDLKPKWHAPRSVEWPLILISLMLSGIGIGLIFSATAPMGEVGRSLVLKQMTWCSLGLVLMALFVLFDYHSLDRWAVWFFAAVVIALVAVWGLGKVTAGSRRWIELGLLRFQPSEFAKLAVVLILAKYYQDAPSIEGRQISDLVKPLLLVGLPIILVLIQPDLGTASLMFLVAVSMVAVAGLNRRALLWAGGALLAIVPVLALVGDKLLLGYQKKRLITFLNPDTDPLGAGYHIIQSQIAIGSGGLFGKGFLQGTQNQLMFLPVNHTDFIFSILAEEWGFVGCAVVLILFGALFLRAMAVADQARDNFGALLVFGCTVILFWHVAINVGMVMGLAPVVGVPLCFLSYGGSALLTSFICIAIMVNVSMRRFSY; from the coding sequence ATGCCCCAAACCGACTTGAAACCCAAATGGCATGCACCGCGATCGGTGGAATGGCCTCTCATCTTGATCAGCCTGATGCTTTCGGGAATAGGGATAGGCCTGATATTCAGTGCGACTGCGCCAATGGGCGAGGTCGGAAGGTCTCTGGTACTGAAACAGATGACGTGGTGCAGTCTAGGCCTGGTTTTGATGGCGCTGTTCGTGCTTTTTGATTATCACTCTCTCGACCGATGGGCCGTATGGTTCTTCGCTGCTGTCGTAATTGCCCTGGTGGCGGTGTGGGGATTGGGAAAAGTTACCGCGGGGTCGAGAAGATGGATTGAATTGGGTTTGCTAAGGTTCCAGCCGTCGGAGTTCGCGAAACTGGCTGTAGTCCTCATTTTGGCCAAATACTATCAAGATGCCCCAAGTATCGAAGGGCGGCAAATTTCGGATTTGGTCAAGCCGTTGCTGCTTGTGGGTTTACCGATAATTCTGGTGCTGATCCAACCGGATTTAGGCACAGCGAGCCTGATGTTCCTCGTTGCCGTGTCGATGGTTGCCGTGGCCGGATTGAACCGCCGGGCCCTGCTTTGGGCCGGGGGGGCGCTCCTGGCCATAGTGCCGGTTTTGGCGCTGGTCGGGGACAAGCTGCTTCTTGGGTACCAGAAGAAGCGGCTCATCACGTTTTTGAATCCCGATACGGACCCTCTTGGTGCGGGATATCATATCATACAGTCTCAGATAGCCATAGGTTCAGGAGGCCTCTTCGGCAAGGGCTTTTTGCAGGGAACGCAGAATCAGCTCATGTTTTTACCGGTGAACCACACGGACTTCATATTCTCGATTCTTGCGGAGGAATGGGGCTTTGTGGGATGCGCAGTTGTCTTGATCCTATTCGGCGCTCTGTTTTTGCGAGCAATGGCTGTGGCCGACCAGGCACGCGATAACTTCGGCGCACTGCTGGTTTTCGGCTGTACCGTGATTCTTTTCTGGCATGTTGCGATCAATGTGGGAATGGTTATGGGGCTGGCGCCGGTCGTGGGGGTGCCTCTGTGCTTTCTGAGTTATGGCGGATCCGCGCTGCTCACTTCGTTCATTTGCATAGCCATCATGGTAAACGTCAGCATGCGACGATTTTCATACTGA
- a CDS encoding polymer-forming cytoskeletal protein, whose product MLGFRKAKPDAVSGFLGTQTEFAGKLSFSGVVHLDGNFTGEIISRGTLVVGSESVVHAEIHSSILKIAGEVHGDLIATEKIELYPPAKIYGNIRTPSLVVEEGVIFEGTCRMSSVSAEIPALVDPRHEATDEEPLEEISAQAWPPTYEVSDKVDESVPDKALPKHE is encoded by the coding sequence ATGCTTGGATTTAGAAAAGCGAAACCTGACGCCGTAAGCGGCTTCTTGGGAACTCAGACGGAATTTGCCGGGAAACTGTCTTTTTCCGGGGTGGTACACCTGGACGGGAATTTCACGGGAGAAATAATCTCGCGAGGCACGCTGGTCGTTGGGAGCGAATCCGTCGTTCATGCGGAGATTCACTCCAGCATTCTCAAGATAGCCGGCGAGGTACATGGAGACTTGATAGCGACCGAAAAGATAGAGCTGTATCCTCCAGCCAAAATCTACGGCAATATACGTACCCCCAGCTTGGTGGTTGAAGAGGGGGTTATTTTTGAAGGCACGTGCAGGATGTCGTCGGTGTCCGCGGAAATACCGGCGCTCGTCGATCCGCGGCACGAAGCGACTGACGAAGAACCCCTGGAGGAGATCTCAGCCCAGGCCTGGCCCCCGACCTATGAAGTCAGTGACAAAGTTGACGAATCGGTACCTGACAAAGCCTTGCCCAAACACGAGTGA
- a CDS encoding ATP synthase F0 subunit B: MKARLTLSLFLVLPLILICASSALAASEAGSSPWTMSMLLWRVVNTVALLALLIYFLKKPLVNFFKERKAKIEQDLAEAVEQRRKAEELIKEYQMKLAGMEQELEKMRGELQKAAEGESQKVIASADKMSVAIIESAKIAAEQEVRKAKVALKDEAVTLAVELAESLIREKISDDDRKKIVEDYLVKVGGMK, from the coding sequence ATGAAGGCTAGGCTCACTCTTTCACTTTTTCTGGTCCTTCCCCTAATATTGATCTGCGCCTCAAGCGCCCTTGCTGCGTCTGAAGCGGGCTCTTCTCCCTGGACCATGTCAATGCTCCTTTGGAGAGTGGTCAATACGGTGGCCTTGCTTGCTCTCCTCATATATTTCCTGAAGAAACCGCTGGTGAACTTCTTCAAGGAAAGGAAAGCCAAGATTGAGCAAGATTTGGCTGAAGCCGTCGAGCAGCGCCGAAAAGCAGAGGAACTGATCAAGGAATATCAGATGAAGTTGGCCGGCATGGAGCAAGAACTCGAAAAGATGCGCGGCGAACTCCAGAAGGCTGCCGAGGGCGAGAGCCAGAAGGTCATTGCGAGCGCCGATAAAATGTCCGTAGCGATTATAGAATCGGCGAAGATCGCAGCGGAACAGGAAGTCAGGAAGGCCAAAGTCGCCTTGAAAGACGAAGCAGTCACCCTGGCTGTGGAACTGGCAGAATCGCTCATTCGTGAGAAGATCAGCGATGACGACCGCAAGAAGATTGTGGAAGACTATCTTGTTAAGGTCGGGGGTATGAAGTGA
- a CDS encoding F0F1 ATP synthase subunit delta, which produces MISSTLARRYARALVEIGQERNALEKYGQDLTTLAQMMEASRDFSEVLISPVFTKEDKKRIAGEVLKQADTDPMVINFVNLLIDRKRIDQLPGIDKAFKEKVDEINGITRGQVTSAQALDESELGRVTEVLSKMSGKKVLVTTSVDPGLIGGLFAKVGDMVFDGTIRTQLNQLKESLKG; this is translated from the coding sequence GTGATCAGCAGCACTCTAGCAAGGCGATACGCCAGGGCTTTGGTTGAAATCGGACAGGAACGAAACGCCTTGGAAAAATACGGCCAGGACTTGACCACCTTGGCCCAAATGATGGAGGCGTCCAGAGATTTCAGCGAAGTCCTGATCAGTCCTGTATTCACCAAGGAAGATAAGAAGAGGATCGCCGGCGAGGTCCTGAAACAGGCCGACACAGATCCGATGGTGATTAACTTCGTCAACTTGCTAATAGATCGCAAGCGCATCGACCAGTTGCCCGGCATAGACAAGGCCTTTAAAGAAAAAGTGGACGAGATCAACGGTATCACTCGGGGACAGGTGACCAGTGCGCAAGCCCTCGATGAGAGCGAATTGGGTCGAGTCACCGAGGTTTTGTCCAAGATGAGCGGGAAAAAGGTCCTGGTTACCACCAGCGTGGACCCGGGACTGATTGGTGGATTGTTTGCCAAAGTCGGAGATATGGTTTTTGACGGGACGATTCGCACGCAGTTAAACCAGCTTAAGGAAAGCTTGAAGGGATAG
- a CDS encoding F0F1 ATP synthase subunit alpha, producing the protein MQIRAEEISEIIKQQIQDYDKKVEVSETGSVISVGDGIARLHGLENAMAGELLEFPGNIMGMVLNLEADNVGAAILGEDVHIKEGDIVKRTGRIVQVPVGKAMLGRVVSSIGLPIDGKGPLDTQEFRVVEIVAPGIIKRQPVKEPLQTGLKAIDSMIPIGRGQRELIIGDRQTGKTAIAVDTIINQKDTDVYCIYVAVGQKRSTVAQVVATLERFGAMEYTTVVSATASDPAPMQYIAPYSGVTMGEYYRDSGQHALIIYDDLSKQATAYRQLSLLLRRPPGREAFPGDVFYLHSRLLERAAKLSDTHGGGSLTALPVIETQAGDVSAYIPTNVISITDGQIFLSTDLFYSGIRPAVNVGLSVSRVGGNAQVKAMKQVAGSLRLDLAQFRELEAFAQFGSDLDKVTQAQLARGTRLVEILKQAQYEPMPVEKQIAIIFAGTNGFVDQYDTRALAEYEKQLMSHLETNHSAVLSEIKEKKVISAELEGKMKSILEEFKGIFTPPELSII; encoded by the coding sequence ATGCAGATCAGAGCCGAAGAGATCAGTGAGATCATCAAGCAGCAGATTCAAGACTACGACAAGAAAGTCGAAGTCAGTGAGACAGGGTCGGTGATCAGCGTCGGAGACGGAATCGCCAGGCTCCACGGTCTCGAAAACGCCATGGCAGGGGAGTTGTTGGAGTTCCCCGGCAACATCATGGGAATGGTGCTCAACCTTGAAGCAGACAACGTAGGCGCGGCCATCCTCGGCGAAGACGTCCATATCAAAGAGGGCGACATCGTCAAGAGGACGGGGCGCATCGTGCAGGTCCCCGTTGGAAAAGCCATGCTGGGCCGCGTGGTCAGCTCCATCGGCCTCCCGATTGATGGAAAAGGCCCATTAGATACCCAGGAATTTCGCGTCGTCGAAATCGTGGCCCCCGGTATCATCAAAAGACAGCCTGTTAAGGAGCCTTTGCAGACCGGCCTAAAGGCCATTGACTCCATGATCCCCATCGGGCGGGGTCAGCGAGAGTTGATCATCGGTGACCGCCAGACCGGCAAGACCGCCATCGCTGTCGATACGATCATCAACCAGAAAGATACCGATGTGTACTGCATTTACGTCGCGGTCGGCCAGAAGAGGTCCACGGTGGCCCAGGTCGTCGCGACTCTGGAGAGGTTTGGGGCCATGGAATACACCACGGTGGTGTCGGCTACAGCCTCCGATCCTGCTCCCATGCAATATATAGCCCCCTATTCCGGTGTTACCATGGGTGAATACTATCGGGACAGCGGCCAACATGCGTTGATCATATATGATGACCTGAGCAAGCAAGCCACTGCGTACCGCCAGCTCTCGTTGCTACTCCGCAGACCGCCGGGCCGTGAAGCTTTCCCTGGCGACGTTTTCTACCTGCATTCGCGGCTTCTCGAGCGTGCTGCCAAGTTGTCCGATACCCACGGCGGCGGCAGCCTAACTGCTCTGCCCGTTATCGAAACACAGGCCGGCGACGTTTCCGCATACATTCCGACCAACGTTATTTCCATTACCGATGGCCAGATCTTCCTGTCCACGGACCTTTTCTATTCGGGCATCCGTCCCGCGGTCAACGTCGGTCTGAGCGTTTCCCGAGTCGGCGGCAATGCACAGGTCAAGGCCATGAAGCAGGTCGCGGGTTCACTCCGTCTGGACTTGGCTCAGTTCCGTGAACTGGAAGCATTCGCTCAGTTCGGCTCGGATCTGGACAAAGTTACCCAGGCGCAGCTTGCCAGGGGCACCAGGCTGGTCGAAATTCTCAAGCAGGCGCAGTACGAGCCGATGCCTGTGGAGAAGCAGATAGCCATCATCTTTGCCGGCACCAACGGGTTTGTTGACCAGTATGATACTCGGGCTCTTGCAGAATACGAAAAGCAGCTAATGAGCCATCTGGAGACAAATCATTCTGCGGTCTTGTCGGAGATCAAAGAGAAGAAGGTTATCTCAGCCGAACTCGAAGGCAAAATGAAGAGTATCCTTGAGGAATTCAAGGGGATCTTCACGCCGCCTGAGCTTTCTATTATCTGA
- the atpG gene encoding ATP synthase F1 subunit gamma, whose product MASLRDIRKRIASVKNTQKITNAMKMVSAARLRRAEEAIKSARPFSDKMRDVLMSLAARTNPTGHPLLEAREPKKILLILITADRGLCGAFNASLNRRTEAFIKEKQAKGIEVDLLTVGRKGNDYFRRRRVNIPEKFINVMNQISYELAGNIVTAATERFMSGEYDEVWTLYNRFKTAVTQILTLKRLMPIRPEEEEWTKRREYLYEPSEDELLKEILPRYIQVQIFTGLLDSVASELGARMTAMEAATTNAEEMIYKLTLKHNRLRQESITTELMEIVGGAEALKG is encoded by the coding sequence ATGGCAAGCCTCAGAGACATTCGTAAAAGAATCGCCAGTGTCAAGAATACTCAGAAGATCACAAATGCCATGAAGATGGTTTCCGCGGCGCGGCTCAGGCGCGCGGAGGAAGCCATAAAGTCTGCGCGGCCGTTTTCGGACAAGATGCGTGACGTGCTCATGTCCCTGGCCGCCCGAACCAACCCGACCGGGCATCCGCTACTGGAAGCGCGGGAGCCGAAAAAGATCCTGCTCATCCTGATAACGGCGGATAGAGGGCTCTGCGGCGCGTTTAACGCGAGTCTAAACCGCCGGACCGAAGCCTTCATAAAGGAAAAGCAGGCCAAGGGAATAGAAGTGGATCTGCTGACGGTCGGCCGTAAAGGGAACGATTATTTCCGGAGGCGCCGGGTCAACATCCCCGAGAAGTTCATCAACGTGATGAATCAAATCAGTTACGAACTCGCGGGAAACATCGTAACCGCTGCCACGGAAAGGTTCATGTCCGGAGAGTACGACGAGGTCTGGACCCTCTACAACCGCTTCAAGACCGCGGTAACACAGATTCTTACACTCAAGAGACTTATGCCGATAAGGCCGGAGGAAGAAGAGTGGACGAAACGGAGAGAATATCTGTATGAGCCCTCCGAGGACGAGTTGCTCAAGGAGATTCTCCCGCGGTACATTCAGGTTCAGATATTTACCGGTCTCCTGGATTCAGTGGCCAGCGAGCTTGGGGCCAGAATGACCGCTATGGAAGCAGCGACTACCAATGCGGAGGAGATGATCTACAAACTGACGTTGAAGCATAACCGCTTGCGTCAGGAATCCATAACCACAGAGCTTATGGAGATAGTCGGCGGGGCCGAGGCGCTCAAAGGTTAG
- the atpD gene encoding F0F1 ATP synthase subunit beta, producing MVEGKIVQVIGPVVDVEFPENQLPTLYNGLLISNPAISDEPDNLVVEVAQHLGDNTVRTIAMDTTDGLVRGMPVKDTGDSIMVPVGKAVLGRIMNVVGRPVDEGGPIAAETSRPIHRSAPAFEDQVTEIAVQETGIKVVDLIAPFMRGGKIGFFGGAGVGKTVFMMEIINNIAKQFGGTSVFAGVGERSREGNDLYLEMGGVLPGQPKPTGERVIDRAALIYGQMNEPPGARARVGLTALTVAEYFRDEMNMDVMLFVDNIFRFTQAGSEVSALLGRMPSAVGYQPTLGTDMGELQERICSTKNGSITAVECIYVPADDLTDPAPATTFAHLDGTVVLSRQVAELGIYPAVDPLDSTSRIMDPRVLGEEHYQVARSIQLVLQRYKDLQDIIAILGMDELSEDDKLVVTRARKIQRFLSQPFFVAQEFTGTPGKYVKIQDTVAGFKEIVQGKLDHIPEQAFYMVGDLSEVLVRAEKLAAAAA from the coding sequence ATGGTTGAGGGAAAAATAGTTCAGGTAATCGGCCCGGTTGTTGACGTGGAGTTTCCGGAAAACCAGCTTCCGACCCTCTACAATGGTCTTTTGATCTCCAACCCGGCTATCAGCGACGAGCCTGACAATCTCGTTGTCGAGGTTGCGCAGCATCTAGGGGACAACACGGTCCGAACGATCGCTATGGACACCACCGACGGCCTGGTCAGAGGCATGCCGGTCAAAGATACCGGCGATTCCATTATGGTTCCAGTCGGCAAGGCGGTCCTCGGCCGCATCATGAACGTGGTGGGACGTCCCGTGGATGAGGGAGGCCCGATCGCAGCGGAAACATCCCGGCCGATCCACCGTTCGGCTCCAGCCTTTGAAGATCAGGTCACTGAGATCGCGGTGCAGGAGACCGGTATAAAGGTCGTCGACCTTATCGCCCCGTTCATGAGGGGTGGAAAGATCGGCTTCTTCGGCGGTGCGGGCGTGGGCAAGACCGTCTTCATGATGGAGATTATTAACAACATCGCGAAGCAGTTCGGTGGAACTTCGGTGTTCGCTGGTGTTGGCGAGCGTTCCAGGGAAGGCAACGACCTTTACCTTGAAATGGGCGGCGTGCTTCCGGGTCAACCCAAGCCTACCGGCGAAAGAGTTATCGACCGCGCTGCATTGATCTATGGACAGATGAACGAACCGCCCGGCGCCCGTGCTCGAGTGGGGCTGACCGCCCTTACCGTCGCGGAGTACTTCCGTGACGAGATGAACATGGACGTTATGCTCTTCGTCGACAATATTTTCCGTTTCACTCAGGCGGGTTCAGAGGTTTCGGCCCTTCTCGGCCGTATGCCCTCGGCGGTCGGTTATCAGCCCACTTTGGGAACCGACATGGGCGAGTTGCAGGAGCGGATCTGCTCCACCAAGAACGGGTCCATCACCGCTGTTGAATGCATCTACGTTCCGGCCGACGACCTCACCGACCCCGCGCCGGCAACAACCTTTGCCCATTTGGATGGAACCGTGGTTCTCTCACGGCAGGTGGCGGAACTCGGAATCTACCCGGCGGTTGACCCTCTCGACTCCACCTCCAGGATCATGGACCCGAGGGTCTTGGGCGAGGAGCATTACCAGGTTGCACGTTCGATCCAGTTGGTGCTCCAGAGGTACAAAGACCTTCAGGACATCATCGCCATTCTGGGAATGGACGAATTGTCCGAAGACGACAAGCTGGTCGTTACCAGAGCAAGAAAGATTCAAAGATTCCTGTCACAGCCCTTCTTTGTGGCTCAGGAATTCACGGGCACGCCAGGAAAATACGTGAAAATCCAGGATACTGTCGCTGGGTTCAAGGAAATCGTTCAAGGCAAGCTGGATCACATCCCCGAGCAAGCTTTCTACATGGTGGGTGACTTGAGCGAGGTGCTGGTGAGAGCTGAGAAACTGGCGGCTGCAGCGGCCTGA
- the atpC gene encoding ATP synthase F1 subunit epsilon, producing the protein MSEKFKVELVTPKGVILDKEVEEVIAPGTMGEFGVLIGHTPMLTFIKPGIFSYLEGDNFTRFVVGSGFCEVLKDAVTVLVGEAYSREDIDAAAAAAEVAQFEQEIAQIDAAANPEAHQAASDKLKVARFKVTLAGMS; encoded by the coding sequence ATGTCGGAAAAATTCAAGGTAGAACTGGTCACCCCTAAAGGGGTGATCCTCGACAAGGAAGTCGAAGAGGTCATTGCACCGGGCACTATGGGCGAGTTTGGTGTACTCATCGGCCATACCCCCATGCTGACTTTTATCAAACCGGGCATCTTCTCGTATCTTGAAGGGGACAACTTCACAAGGTTCGTTGTAGGATCGGGGTTTTGCGAGGTCCTCAAGGACGCTGTTACCGTTCTGGTAGGTGAGGCCTACAGCAGGGAAGACATCGATGCGGCCGCGGCTGCAGCGGAAGTGGCCCAGTTTGAACAGGAAATTGCCCAAATAGACGCGGCGGCAAATCCCGAAGCTCATCAAGCCGCGTCGGACAAGCTCAAAGTTGCCCGATTCAAAGTAACGCTGGCTGGTATGAGCTGA
- a CDS encoding acyl-CoA dehydrogenase family protein, translating to MAKPKPEELIRKSFARFADEEIIPKAREMDEAEEFPRWMFDKIAKTGAYGIRYPPAIGGAGGTTTQFCIMVEELARGSMSVAAFTAMQCLMGTNFLFEYGTPEQHERLLKPAIRGEKVASFALTEADAATDLAGVKTTARQDQDSWVINGSKTWITNAPVADFFTVLCQTDKTKGLRGLNFFLMERDTPGLYISKKFDKLGTRATEISELAFSDVRVPLENRLGRESEGVSNLMRILAIIRVMTAALSLGLARAAFDHSKRYAMERTQFGKKIGSFQLVQQKIANMATDIWASNLMVYKAAEMVDRKEKALKEASMAKYFASEVACRAADEATRIFGAYSYSMEYDVQRFYRDCRFLLFGGGTSEILQTIISRECGVA from the coding sequence ATCGCAAAACCAAAACCCGAAGAGCTAATCAGGAAGTCCTTCGCGCGGTTCGCTGACGAGGAAATAATTCCCAAAGCTCGCGAAATGGATGAAGCCGAGGAGTTTCCCCGGTGGATGTTCGACAAGATAGCCAAGACCGGCGCGTACGGAATCCGCTATCCCCCCGCCATCGGGGGCGCGGGAGGCACCACGACCCAGTTCTGTATTATGGTGGAGGAACTGGCGCGGGGTTCCATGAGCGTTGCAGCCTTCACGGCCATGCAGTGCCTGATGGGAACCAATTTCCTCTTCGAATACGGGACACCGGAGCAGCATGAACGCCTGTTAAAGCCTGCCATCCGAGGAGAAAAAGTCGCTTCGTTCGCTCTGACTGAGGCGGACGCGGCCACAGACCTCGCGGGCGTCAAGACAACCGCCAGACAGGACCAGGATAGCTGGGTGATCAACGGGTCCAAAACATGGATCACGAACGCGCCTGTAGCGGATTTCTTTACCGTCCTATGCCAGACGGACAAAACCAAGGGCTTGAGAGGCCTCAACTTCTTCCTGATGGAACGGGATACCCCTGGTCTCTATATTTCCAAGAAATTCGATAAGCTCGGAACCCGCGCCACTGAAATCTCCGAGCTGGCCTTCTCGGACGTTCGGGTGCCGTTGGAGAACAGGTTGGGCAGAGAAAGCGAAGGCGTCTCGAATCTGATGAGGATACTGGCGATCATCAGGGTAATGACGGCCGCGTTGTCGCTGGGATTGGCCCGCGCTGCTTTTGACCATTCAAAACGGTATGCAATGGAAAGGACGCAGTTCGGCAAGAAGATCGGCAGCTTTCAGTTGGTCCAACAGAAGATTGCGAACATGGCCACCGATATATGGGCCTCTAATTTGATGGTCTATAAGGCGGCTGAAATGGTCGACAGGAAGGAAAAGGCCCTTAAAGAAGCCTCTATGGCCAAGTATTTCGCGTCTGAGGTCGCTTGCCGGGCCGCGGACGAGGCCACGCGCATCTTTGGCGCTTACAGCTATTCAATGGAGTACGACGTTCAACGGTTTTACAGGGATTGCAGGTTCCTGCTGTTCGGCGGAGGGACCTCGGAAATACTCCAGACCATTATCTCACGAGAATGCGGGGTCGCGTGA